One Loxodonta africana isolate mLoxAfr1 chromosome 8, mLoxAfr1.hap2, whole genome shotgun sequence DNA window includes the following coding sequences:
- the CYREN gene encoding cell cycle regulator of non-homologous end joining yields METMQSANKNRILPAWMTAQVVEKPVVPAKDPKRRRTAVVKASAARLPAMRTVYCMNEAEVVDAALAVLIEGRKWEKSLEQKAPAKADKLELSPRSLRSPWSPGGRSEDKDNGEDSLPPSLGPSQELGGSDSTHSESQKEEEDALKYVREIFFS; encoded by the exons ATGGAAACCATGCAGTCTGCGAATAAAAATAGGATCCTGCCCGCGTGGATGACAGCCCAGGTGGTTGAGAAGCCAGTGGTGCCAGCAAAGGACCCCAAGAGGAGGAGAACGGCCGTGGTGAAGGCATCAGCAGCAAG ACTTCCCGCCATGAGAACCGTGTACTGCATGAATGAAGCAGAAGTCGTCGATGCCGCCCTGGCCGTCCTGATCGAG GGCCGCAAATGGGAAAAGTCCTTGGAGCAGAAGGCCCCGGCCAAAGCTGATAAGCTGGAGCTCTCCCCCCGCTCTTTGAGGTCACCATGGTCTCCTGGGGGCAGAAGTGAGGACAAGGACAATGGCGAGGACAGCCTTCCCCCCAGCCTCGGCCCTTCCCAGGAGCTGGGGGGATCTGACTCTACCCACAGCGAAAgccagaaggaagaggaggacgcCTTGAAATATGTCAGGGAGATATTTTTCAGCTGA
- the TMEM140 gene encoding transmembrane protein 140, with protein sequence MAIPEPQRGGRLLFLGILGLALLVIALLFYALLWKAGDLTELPDLRIGFYNFCLWNEDTDRLQCHQFPELEALGVPRAGLALARLGVYGALVLTLFVPLPLLLARCKRDEGEWQLAVGFLAASTVLLASGLGLFLSLVWRWLRLALLGPGFLALGTAQALLILLLVVTAAFPLGAGRDKSQLESC encoded by the coding sequence ATGGCCATCCCGGAGCCGCAGCGGGGCGGCCGCCTGCTGTTCCTGGGGATCCTGGGCCTTGCATTGCTGGTCATCGCCCTGCTCTTCTACGCACTGCTCTGGAAGGCCGGCGACCTCACCGAGCTGCCTGACCTCCGCATCGGTTTCTATAACTTCTGCCTGTGGAATGAGGACACAGACCGCCTGCAGTGCCACCAGTTCCCCGAGCTGGAGGCCCTGGGTGTGCCGCGGGCCGGCCTGGCCCTGGCCCGGCTGGGAGTCTACGGGGCCCTGGTCCTCACCCTTTTTGTCCCCCTGCCACTTCTCCTGGCACGGTGCAAGAGGGATGAGGGGGAGTGGCAGCTGGCCGTGGGCTTCCTGGCAGCTTCCACGGTGCTGCTGGCCAGTGGCCTGGGCCTCTTCCTGTCCTTGGTGTGGAGGTGGCTCCGGCTCGCCCTGCTGGGTCCGGGGTTTCTAGCTTTGGGCACTGCCCAGGCCTTGCTCATTCTCCTGCTTGTGGTCACAGCTGCATTCCctctgggggcagggagggacaaGAGCCAGCTTGAGAGCTGCTAG